The Oncorhynchus mykiss isolate Arlee chromosome 28, USDA_OmykA_1.1, whole genome shotgun sequence genome includes a window with the following:
- the LOC118944857 gene encoding 3-keto-steroid reductase/17-beta-hydroxysteroid dehydrogenase 7-like, which translates to MDYFIKLKVFLNGTAHSVTEVAIAKHSLFVQKPESLDPRAKYHSLTSGIGSNYTQPRQMDVDDDVSEALYVKLLEMEKAIHKRLKEEDDKQAYKKYLHQTESSFVRLFSSTDLV; encoded by the exons ATGGACTACTTTATTAAATTAAAGGTATTCCTCAATGGCACTGCGCATTCTGTCACAGAGGTGGCCATTGCAAAG CACTCGCTGTTTGTGCAAAAACCGGAGTCCCTGGATCCAAGAGCAAAGTACCACAGTTTGACGTCAGGCATAGGGAGCAACTACACGCAACCTCGACAA atgGACGTTGATGACGACGTGTCAGAGGCCCTGTATGTGAAACTGCTGGAAATGGAAAAAGCTATTCATAAGAGATTAAAAGAGGAGGATGATAAACAAGCTTACAAAAAGTACCTCCACCAGACAGAGTCGTCTTTTGTCCGGCTATTCTCCTCGACTGACCTAGTTTAA